A genomic segment from Lignipirellula cremea encodes:
- a CDS encoding DUF4304 domain-containing protein encodes MVISLTIAESHLFRQAQNSRLPRQTADVRLKCSFTKSGTNFYRRNGSVVQVINFQASRGSTSQSRDFYINVGLAFDAICNRLGLPILEKPKECECQSRGFRSRLERLDRQAPECWVLGSDVGPDFDDQLSAVTERLANAIASIDSVSAFREHKWFKLRPIQEFHLQIHYECGELDTTFQKLQKLCERFKGREPLCDTRHWIEELRLPELKLIDASNGR; translated from the coding sequence GTGGTTATCTCACTAACCATCGCGGAGAGCCACCTTTTCAGGCAAGCTCAAAATTCCAGACTCCCCCGTCAAACGGCAGACGTTCGCCTAAAGTGCAGCTTCACAAAGAGCGGTACTAATTTCTACCGTCGAAACGGAAGCGTCGTGCAGGTCATCAACTTTCAGGCCAGCCGCGGTTCGACAAGCCAAAGTCGAGATTTCTACATCAACGTTGGTCTTGCGTTTGACGCGATCTGCAATCGTTTGGGATTGCCAATACTGGAGAAGCCGAAGGAATGCGAATGCCAATCGCGGGGATTTCGCTCTCGGCTTGAGCGACTTGATCGTCAGGCTCCCGAGTGTTGGGTTCTAGGTTCTGACGTTGGGCCCGATTTCGACGACCAACTCTCGGCAGTAACTGAGCGATTGGCCAACGCGATTGCCTCCATTGATAGCGTCTCCGCCTTTAGGGAACACAAATGGTTCAAGCTGCGTCCGATTCAAGAGTTCCATCTTCAGATACACTACGAATGCGGCGAACTCGATACGACTTTTCAAAAGCTGCAAAAATTGTGTGAGAGATTCAAAGGCCGTGAACCACTTTGCGATACACGACACTGGATCGAGGAGCTTCGTTTACCAGAACTCAAGCTGATAGACGCATCAAATGGCCGATAA
- a CDS encoding IS701 family transposase produces MAKRKRSAKRPQAKHKKQTPSQHHKCQRLKRTNPLRSRTTEAITPLCGYLHTAVAALQSVLDRRIAFRLSIIVAGMLLADDRRTASAWFAAAGVQQDWDRFYECLISVGRSSGSLASAMVGLLVQKFAPGVGDRIQLALDDSPTSRFGRCVEGAGVHHNPTPGPADGEWLYGHNWVLLTWLATHPLWGVIALPLQSLLYVRQADVPKLAVKYAWEFRTKHELGVALLTSFVQSLRARGVRNSVWLAVDGAYAARPFLLPVLKLGVTVVSRLRRDACLFDLPGEAVPHRRGRHRIYGRNKLSLATLADQSQGWESLTYSGRGVEVTRPCKSFLATSELISGRIRVVLLRFDDGNWAPYFCTDPSADVREILEAVAARWAIEECFQGMKEVWGAGQQQVRNVWSSIGCWNLNSWVYGLVELCSWESPQAELSDRRSRPWDNASRRPSHADRRRTIARKMLEKQFIATLPPTPNSPQIRTLLEGLIAIVI; encoded by the coding sequence ATGGCCAAGCGTAAGCGATCCGCCAAACGTCCGCAAGCGAAACACAAAAAGCAGACGCCGTCGCAGCATCACAAGTGCCAGCGTTTGAAGCGGACCAATCCCTTGCGATCGCGCACGACAGAAGCGATCACCCCTTTGTGCGGCTATCTCCACACGGCGGTGGCCGCCTTGCAGTCGGTGCTGGATCGACGGATCGCCTTTCGGTTGTCGATCATCGTCGCGGGCATGTTGCTGGCCGACGATCGACGCACCGCCAGCGCCTGGTTCGCCGCGGCCGGGGTGCAGCAGGACTGGGATCGCTTCTATGAATGCCTCATCAGCGTTGGCCGATCGTCGGGATCGCTGGCCAGCGCCATGGTCGGCTTGCTCGTGCAGAAGTTCGCGCCGGGCGTCGGCGACCGCATTCAGCTCGCCCTGGATGACTCGCCCACTTCGCGCTTCGGACGCTGTGTGGAAGGCGCCGGAGTGCATCACAATCCGACGCCGGGACCGGCCGACGGAGAATGGCTTTACGGCCACAACTGGGTCCTGTTGACCTGGCTGGCGACGCATCCGTTGTGGGGCGTGATCGCCTTGCCGCTGCAGTCGCTGCTGTACGTCCGCCAGGCCGATGTGCCGAAACTGGCGGTAAAATATGCATGGGAATTCCGTACGAAACACGAACTGGGCGTCGCGCTGTTGACGTCGTTCGTGCAATCGCTGCGCGCCCGCGGCGTGCGGAACTCGGTCTGGCTGGCGGTCGACGGCGCCTACGCCGCACGACCTTTTCTCCTGCCTGTGCTGAAACTCGGCGTCACGGTCGTCAGCCGCTTGCGCAGGGACGCCTGCTTGTTCGACCTGCCCGGCGAAGCTGTTCCGCACCGTCGCGGCAGGCACCGGATTTATGGCCGGAACAAACTCTCCCTGGCGACACTCGCCGACCAAAGTCAAGGCTGGGAATCGCTCACCTATTCTGGCCGAGGCGTCGAAGTCACGCGCCCGTGCAAATCGTTCCTGGCGACATCGGAGTTGATCAGCGGGCGCATCCGTGTGGTGCTGCTCCGCTTTGACGACGGCAACTGGGCGCCTTACTTTTGCACGGACCCCAGCGCCGACGTGCGTGAGATTCTGGAGGCCGTCGCCGCGCGCTGGGCGATCGAAGAATGTTTCCAAGGGATGAAAGAAGTCTGGGGCGCCGGTCAGCAGCAAGTTCGAAATGTGTGGTCGAGCATCGGCTGTTGGAATCTCAACAGCTGGGTGTACGGCCTTGTGGAACTGTGCAGTTGGGAGTCGCCGCAAGCGGAACTGAGCGACCGCCGCTCCCGCCCCTGGGACAACGCCTCGCGTCGGCCGTCCCACGCCGACCGTCGCCGCACAATCGCCCGTAAAATGTTAGAAAAACAATTTATCGCCACTCTACCCCCGACGCCCAACAGCCCCCAAATCCGCACGCTCCTTGAGGGGCTAATCGCCATAGTAATATGA
- a CDS encoding site-specific integrase, with the protein MSELRRRMTEDLQLRGLSERTQEAYLRAVRKLAEHFRTPPDRLSEEQVRQYLLYLKNDCGFAPGSMRVAVSGVKFFYHFTAPRAWPTLLNIRIPPQKTLPDVLSRPEVRQLLAAVRTRHNRAYLWTVYACGLRLNEGLHLQVADLDSQRMMLHVHRGKGAKDRFILLPQELLAMLRRYWLEHRNPRWLFPALGRGRNQGGVADKPMAEASVQGALKRVVDQSGLAKSVSIHTLRHSYASHLIEAGVGLRRVQQLLGHSSLQTTARYLHVTEPGGEHTRQIIDQLMQGVGAALDAGA; encoded by the coding sequence ATGAGCGAATTGCGACGGCGGATGACGGAGGACCTGCAGCTGCGGGGCTTGAGCGAACGCACCCAGGAGGCGTATCTGCGGGCGGTGCGGAAATTGGCGGAACACTTTCGCACGCCGCCGGATCGGCTGAGCGAGGAGCAGGTGCGGCAGTATTTGCTGTATCTCAAGAATGACTGCGGTTTTGCTCCCGGCTCGATGCGCGTCGCTGTTAGTGGCGTGAAGTTCTTTTATCACTTCACCGCGCCGCGCGCGTGGCCCACGCTGCTCAACATTCGCATCCCGCCGCAGAAGACGTTGCCCGACGTGCTGTCGCGGCCAGAGGTGCGGCAGTTGCTCGCCGCCGTGCGGACCCGCCACAACCGGGCCTACTTGTGGACGGTGTACGCTTGCGGCTTGCGGCTCAACGAAGGGCTGCATCTGCAGGTCGCCGATCTCGACAGCCAGCGGATGATGCTGCATGTGCATCGCGGCAAAGGCGCCAAGGATCGCTTTATTCTCCTGCCGCAAGAACTGCTGGCGATGTTGCGCCGTTACTGGCTCGAACATCGTAACCCGCGCTGGTTGTTTCCCGCTTTGGGACGCGGCCGCAACCAAGGCGGCGTCGCCGACAAGCCGATGGCCGAAGCCAGCGTGCAGGGCGCCCTGAAGCGGGTCGTCGATCAGTCAGGGCTGGCCAAATCGGTCTCGATTCATACGCTGCGGCACAGCTACGCCTCGCACCTGATCGAAGCCGGCGTCGGGTTGCGACGCGTGCAGCAGCTGCTGGGCCATAGTTCGTTGCAGACCACCGCGCGGTACTTGCACGTGACCGAGCCCGGCGGCGAACATACGCGCCAGATCATCGATCAGCTGATGCAAGGCGTCGGCGCCGCCTTGGATGCGGGAGCGTAG
- a CDS encoding IS91 family transposase encodes MLTVADVLRRHGPAYLERHATTMPVEQKRVLRCIMACRTGELGTVHYACRQCGQAHVMGRSCGNRHCPSCQSEKGGVWCERQLARLLPCHYFLLTFTVPQAFREFARRHPREAYAAMFRASSDALKSLAADPKRLGVTTLGFFGALHTWGRDLNYHPHLHYVVPGGGLDAEGQWRQTPTNFFLPCQPLSLLYRGKLRAALAAEGLLDEVDDSVWTESWVVDCQAVGDGAAAVKYLAPYVFRVALSDKRIVACDEQSVTFRYRRSGSQRWRTMRLDADEFVRRFLQHVLPRGLQKVRHYGFLSPRAGQSIESLKWLAAAALGLLFWLAWTETVIAPPTPDFACSECGGPLMRIRFEPPPPPRPIPTSQPP; translated from the coding sequence ATGCTGACGGTCGCCGATGTTCTTCGTCGGCACGGTCCCGCCTACCTGGAACGCCACGCGACGACGATGCCTGTCGAACAGAAACGCGTGCTGCGCTGCATCATGGCTTGCCGCACCGGCGAGTTGGGGACCGTGCATTACGCCTGCCGCCAGTGCGGGCAGGCGCATGTGATGGGTCGCTCGTGCGGCAACCGCCATTGTCCCAGCTGTCAAAGCGAGAAAGGCGGCGTCTGGTGCGAACGACAGCTCGCCAGGCTGCTGCCGTGCCATTACTTCCTGTTGACGTTCACGGTTCCCCAGGCGTTCCGCGAGTTCGCCCGGCGACATCCGCGCGAAGCGTACGCCGCCATGTTCCGCGCTTCGAGTGACGCCCTCAAGTCACTGGCCGCCGACCCGAAACGGTTAGGCGTCACGACGCTGGGCTTCTTCGGGGCGTTGCACACCTGGGGCCGCGACTTGAACTATCATCCTCACCTGCATTATGTCGTCCCCGGCGGAGGGCTGGACGCGGAAGGCCAATGGCGGCAGACGCCGACCAACTTCTTTCTGCCGTGTCAACCTCTGTCACTCCTGTACCGCGGGAAGCTGCGTGCGGCGCTTGCCGCAGAGGGCTTGCTGGACGAGGTCGACGACTCGGTCTGGACCGAGTCCTGGGTGGTCGATTGCCAGGCGGTCGGCGACGGCGCGGCGGCGGTCAAGTATCTGGCGCCTTACGTGTTTCGCGTCGCCTTGTCCGACAAGCGGATCGTGGCCTGCGACGAACAATCGGTGACGTTCCGCTATCGCCGCAGCGGTTCGCAGCGATGGCGCACGATGCGGCTGGACGCAGACGAGTTCGTGCGGCGATTCCTGCAGCACGTACTGCCGCGAGGGCTGCAAAAGGTCCGCCACTATGGGTTCCTCAGTCCTCGCGCGGGGCAATCGATCGAGTCGCTGAAGTGGCTGGCGGCGGCCGCCTTGGGCTTGCTGTTCTGGCTGGCCTGGACGGAAACCGTCATCGCGCCGCCGACGCCCGACTTCGCCTGCAGCGAGTGCGGCGGGCCCTTGATGCGTATCCGTTTCGAGCCGCCTCCGCCGCCGAGGCCCATCCCCACTTCTCAACCGCCCTAG